Part of the Sebastes umbrosus isolate fSebUmb1 chromosome 3, fSebUmb1.pri, whole genome shotgun sequence genome is shown below.
AGCGAGGACGTAAAAGAGGCGTGACACACAGCTGGAATAATCTCAAACCACTGCAGATGTACACACTGTACACTGTTGTTTTCATCAGTTGTAGTTCTTTAAGATGACCAAACTGTCTGCCCTACAccgtttgtgtgttttagttttacttctggttatatatagatatacactcaccggccactgtattaggcacacctgttcaattgcttgttaacacaaatagctaatcagccaatcacatggcagcaactcaatgcattacgtcatctagacgtggtgaagacgacttgctgaagttcaaaccgagcatcagaatggggaagaaaggggatttaagtgactttgaacgtggcatggttgttggtgccagacgggctggtctgagtattaaactgctgatctactgggattttcacgcacaaccatctctagggtttacagagaatggtcccaacaagagaacagatccagtgagcgggggttgtgtggacggaaatgccttgttgatgtcagaggtcagaggagaatgggcagagtggttagagatgatagaaaggcaacagtaactcaaataaccactcgttacaaccaaggtatgcagaataccatctctgaatgCACAACatgtccaaccttgaagcagatgaagaccacccggtactagcaaggtgtacctaataaagtggccggtaaGTGTATATATATCTCAACTGTATCACTTAATTACACTATAACGGTCCCAGTCTGTGGTGTTCTTTGTCTTTTCCAGAGAAAATCAAGTGATTCTCCTCCATTATAAAACAATCTGACATGTCTTTCTATTTAGTGCTTTCCGGCCTCTCTAGTCATAAACAACCAACATCAGCTCACCCCCTGCGTTGGTGATGGTGACAGGAACTCCCTGAACTTGGACGCCGTTGATGCTGATCGTCTGCACCGCCTGCGTCGCCGAGGAGAGCTGCGACGTGTTCAACGATATCATTCCCCCCGCCATCCCCCCCGCCGGAGCAATTTTTGCCAGAGTCCGTTCCTTCCGTCCGCCCGCCAGCGTCCTCTTGGTGCCGGCCGGCGGTGaggtggtgggggtggtggcGACCGAAGTGGTGGGGGTCGTCGTCGGGGAGACCGAGTCCTGTATCTGGACAGACTGCCACTCACCTGACGCTGTTTTGAAGAGGATCTGAGGGAAGACAACGGAAAGTTGTGATTaacatcacagtttgttgtgtgtgtgtgtgttttgtatttttgtgtaaAGTGTGTAACCCAACCTGAAggagtcagaggtcagaggtcggggTTAGTTACCTGTGTTGGTGTCGGTTCTGTCTGAGTGATCTGCAGGCTGGTGGGGACCGACTGTCTCTGTGGGAcgggcggtaacgtggcggagGCGGCCTGCACCACCTTTAAGGCCTGCTGGGGGATCTGAACCACCTGAGACTCCGGTTTGGACTGGACCAGCTGGACCTGCTGCACCATAGCCGGCTGCCCGGGACTCTGCACGATCAGGAGGTTGTTACCCGcctgcagacacagagacaggagagaccttgaggaacaccacagaaaaaaaacatgctgtgatttgggatcaaacatttttgacatttggatttgcattttttgtcggttggatggcgagcacttaaactgctcagaaagctTCTTGTTGTCAATCTAGCTACGAAAGGTACTtgcagaacccattttcattcacatatctggaggtcagaggtcaagggacccctttgaaaatggacatgacagtttttcctcgccaaaatttagcccaattttggagcgttatttggcctccttaCCGACATGGTAGCAAGACACCGTAggtacaaatggattcattaggttttatagtttcagtttGATATCTGCGTCTtcaccctaaccctaaaactgaacctacagTAAAGTCAGTTGGGACCACaggcgggtctcagggggttaattaAAGTGTTTTATATCATCGTAAACGCGAAAAAAACGTTGTGTTTGTGGACAAAACTAGtgatgcactgataccacttttttcagaccgagtacaagtacttacatttgggtactcgccgataccaagtaccgatacgagtacttctctgtgccaaaagaccctcgttaacagccagctggagggtgtgagcgacacacggcaggctgggtagtcccgcatacgaggcggtgcgccgcgaccagctctaggtcggcttggaaaggcacggggggcgaaggtggctttacagcgctccccgcttGGACCTCGCCGCACTGTGGACAAAgagctcgctgcgccctctctccccgccagggacagccccctgctcccggcgcggactgtcctcagtgcgccccgacCGCGTtgtgccgccagatcggggctcggcccacgtgaaaggcgccaggggtctgcggcgatgtcggcaacccacccgacccgtctcgaaacacggaccaaggagtctaacgcacgcgcgagtcagagggtgcaagcaaaaccccaaTGTAAGTGAGGGCCAGTGCGCGCCgactgaggtgggatcccggcccagcggggtcaggcgcaccaccgtaaagtggtatcggagccgttttgcgagtacgagtacatgagcacagtatcggacccgatactggtatcggtgcatccctagacaaaacaaaccaaaacataATAAATCCTAAATTCAGGGttcacttactagcttttttaCGGCGCTTTCAACTAAACCTCACAGACTTCTTCGGCTGAAATACAGTCGATTAGCTCCATCAACATATAACTGTTGGCTGAATACACATTCTCTCTGAATGAACCTTGAGTTTAGAGTGTTTTATCACAGAGACAGTGCATGTTCCCAGGTACAGAGTGAACCTTGTGTTTGTATAAAGTGAGCTACGGTATCTTGAGCAGAAACATGTTCAGATTGTTCAACGCTTGGTATTTGTGGTGCAGTACGGGTGAGTGGAATAGAACAGAAAGtgtgcatgctgctgctgttagtgCTTTTTTTCCAGACGTACCTGGATGATGTTGTCGCCAGCTTCTATCAGGATGGTCTCCATCTGCTCGGGAGGTGGAGAGGCAGCCTGTGGAGGAGGATACGCAGCCAAAACcactttcttcttcctcccccgTCGCCCCTTTCCCGGAGTGGGAGGGGCGGCTGCCGTCTCCGTGACGAACTGAGTCCCGCCCACCTCTCCGGTCGCCACGTGGAGCGGCAGCGTGAGCCCGCCGGGCAGCTGCACCATGTTCGCAGCGGAGTTGTTTGGCTTGCGCGACTTTGGGGAGGGCTTGATGGCTACAGTCTTCTGCGGCGTGACGGGAGCGGTGGCGGCGTTGGGAGCCGGTACGGTCATGGGAGTGGTGATGATGGCCTGGTTGGTGCCCGGTATGAGCTGGATCTGACCTCCCTGTGGCATCATCTGGATGGTCTGGGCGCCCTGGATCTGCGGCATCATCTGGTACTGGATGTTGGCAGGCGCCGAAGTGTTGGCGCGGGCCGGGCTCTGCTGGATGGTGAGCACGATGGGACTGCCGGGCGCCGTGGAGCCCAGGCCGGCGGGCAGCTGGATCACATTGCCCTTGGCTGACAGGAAACCCAGGTTTTTAGGCGGAGCGGGGGCGATCGGCGCCGGCTTTATGGGGAGGAGCCGGCGAGGCTGCGGCTGAGCCGGAGGAGAGGTGACCGGAACCTGAGCGGCAGGAGGACCGATTTTACTACAGGTGGCAGCCAGGAGGGCCAGAGGAGACGGCTGGGTGTCCTACAgggacacaacaacacaacacagtctGCATTAACACCAGCCGGAGAACAAACTGAGAgcaccaagagagagagaaggagagagagaaggagagaggagagagaagagagagaaggtgagagagaaggagagaaggtgagagaaggtgagaggagagagaagagagagaaggtgaaaaaagagagagaaggtgagagaaggtgagagaagagagagagaaggtgagagaagagagagaatgagagagagaaggagagagaagagagagagaaggtgagagaagagagaaggtgagagaagagagagagaaggtgagagaaggtgagagaagagagagaaaaggtgagagaagagagagagggtgagagaagGTGAGATAAGAAGCTAAAATAAACAAGAGAAGATAAACCAAGAGCTCATAAACAATGTCAGACTCGTGGTGTCGTAGATGTTTCCATCTGCAAAGCTTCTATTATTAAACatgccaaaaataataaaagtgttaTTTGGTTAGATGGCTCTAAGTTTCTTTTATTGATTAGTCAGACTGGTTATGATGGCTAggctaacaatagccatgttagCTAAGGCTAGCTCTATCTATCGTTAGCTTCAGGGTACATCGGTGTGTATTAAAtgactttatatatatttataattacgGCGTTATGTTgttaataaagacagaaaacataTCAGGAGCCGGTGCTGGTCTGACAGTCTGACAGTGGCCGAGCAGCGCCTGCCGTTAGGAGACGGTGATGGTGGAGGAACACCAGCGGCACACCGCTCCAGGGACCGGCTTACCACTCTGAACCACAGCGGCACACCATCAACCACTTATCTATCTCGGCGCCGGTGTGATATTTAGTAGTCACAAAATATTCTAAGCTCAAATATCTACTTACTagcttttgttgttttcaacCACATCTTCAGTTAAAGCTGAAGAAAGCCATGCGATGCAGTTGAAAGCACAAAAAAGCCAATAAgtgatgattattttattacacATACTGTTCCCAAAGGTCAAAATGATATTGATTTGATATTGATATGATAACTGTGCTTTGACAAACAGAAGTTAAGATGAATTTAAAATGGGACAATCAGTCTCTCAGTACGATCCTCCAGCGTTCAGCGGCATGAACTCATCGTGGGTTAACGAAGATAACGACGTCAGCAGCGGGAAGCGGCATGTGGCCGTTACTCACTTGTGTGGAAGCGGTGGAGGGCTGAAGGTATTCACTGGGACTGACAGCAACAGTGGTGGCCATACTGTCCTGTTGTTctggaggaaacacacacaaacacaacagtcACATTCAGGCGTCTCTACTTTCACAGGTTAGACTGTTCAAGGACGTCACAGGACGTTCCtacagaacacaaacacatctctCGCTGGGGTCTCGCTCTAATCATCTTCATTAAACATCAGCAGTTACACAGAGTAGGCCCTTAATCACACTAATTAGTGCATTCACTTGCAAATATTGTGGAGTATAATTAGGAGCAATAAGGAATAACCAGAGgtttcaataaaatatgtttccctctaTAATTCAGCATTTGtgactttctaagcgtataaatgtagcgggtcgggacacatgcgcgctcgcatatgctcgctcgcgtgtggccggcgtcctcgctcctctgcctgctcgccttcactcagatagcgcgcgttctcgcgtactcgctccacctctagacgtgaacatgctgctcactccacactgcagaagagttagtttagctctgagaatatctagtgaatgttcagtggacgtttgtgcagaaataactgctgcagctcctccagaccaacagaggtttcccgtgtcttgtgaagtgacggggctctgcagagagaaacgttatcgtctcgttactgaccgggtgccggtgtctccctgttcactccggctgcgggcggagggaaacgagtttctcgctgcagagccccgctgcctcagcctgcgctgaggcaggagaagccaacacagtatcagcattgattcatggagagaccttcgtctggtcagctaacattactgccaagcagctgaaatatagagtgatattgtgcttttagctgacgtgtgtctcctcactgtgttgagagatgctcgttcatgtctatgtagagcgagcacaagcgccagcaacaggacgctgactttcgttgacttcacagccacaggtgtcgctgttaacaagacatttctgaaagttacaaataatcCCTTTAAGCCCTTTTTAGAAGTCACAAATACATTGACTGATTTTCCAAAGCTTACAGtgttctttttatatttttaaatgcattttcccAGTATTCATTACACTCCGAGAGGAAAATCAACTTATAGACACTTGAAAATTGTTTGAAATAGCCTAGGTCTTGTGTTACAATAAATACCATGACttctataatgtttttttctttattttataatttacttCATTAACTCAATGCACTTTGCGTTTTCAGACCACGCTGGACACGGGAATTGATGCAAAGCGCTCTAATAATATCTTCCCTCCTGTGTATGTAGGCAGTAgtatcattataaaatgcagaatttaactgcacaacagctgctagcagagaCAACAAGGTCAGAAACGCTTGGAActcgttatccatgttgaaatgaattaaaaattTAGGCCGATGGTGTTTCTTTCCTTCCGGAAAAGATTCACGTGatgacgaatcagggaaggatGCGTCACGACTGATAAGACTCGGGCTGcgcgattatggccaaaattataatcatgattattttgatcaatattgagatcatgattatttataaaGATTactcattgattttagggacaaacatattttttattgcactttcacatttaaatcaacagaATACTGCTTTCTATGGCTGGACCCGAATATTCAACTATTCAGATATTCGTTCGGTGGGGAGGTCGGCTATTCAGTTTTCAATATTGGGATTCAGATATTCAGATTCGGATATTTTTTGCACGCAGACAACAGCTTCAAAATGCCGCAACATGACTTTGAGGTAAGGCTGCAACGATTCCTCGAGCAACTCAAGTAATTAGATAACTGAAAGACATTGATCATCGAAGCTTCGAGAGGAGACGCTGAGCGCAGACAGAGCGGTGGCGGTGATCTGTCTGGCTGTTAGtctaggaagcgcttgatttgatagtCTTGCAGCAGTTTTTTCTCTGACCGGAGCATTTTAACCGTCAATATCGCAGTTgatcatttaattgtgggaagccaaaatcctgattgcgattaatattcgattaattgtgcagccttatATAtgacccaatcaagaagcgaacgTGGTCGTCTCTGCGTCATCGTTTTTCCAaaaggtctccgtttctgtccgtccagactaaaacacaaccccggagttttaaaactaaaacgcgaccccagcagcgttttcaaacgtctccgttttaggggctTAAAAACGtcggagtagtgtggacgctaggcGTAAACatagcaaaagttatgcgttttaaaacaaattagtgtGGCTGTAGCCTTCATTTTCACACCATAACCTACAGCTGTTTGGGGAAAATAATTGACAATCTATAAAATCACGCTTTGGACAACAATCAGCATCAATGCAATAAAAGTAGATGTAAAAACACCAGTATGCTCCTTTAAAACAGCTTTTTTACAGTATTCCAAATGTAATAAACCTACTGCGTGAACCAggtaaaatgatttattttgatgattttataATCTAGATGATGAtcatactttttaaaaatcaaggACAACAAATtctcaaacattttcaaaacaagTGCAGCATTTGGATCTTGTACAAAAGTTCATGTAAACTAACTGACATCCTTTTCACGAAACATCTagtaaacatgttttcatgaaGTCAGCTGACCGACCATGACAGTTTGGCCCTTGAAATGCATAAAATCTTTGACCAACAAATATCAAACTACCAGAAACAACTGAGATGCTCTCTAAGCAAAGAGATGCATTATTGGACTGCCCTCATTACGTGAGGAAAAAGACTACATTTATTGAGCATAATATATTTCTGTTAAGACAGTCAGCATAAGTACATTTAGGGCAGGCTGCCCAATAGTTTAAGAGCAGGGTAAATCTGGAGGAGCAGCCTAATGGATAAAATAGGTTACTGTCGAGGAGAATTGCTCCGAGGTAAGTGGTACACTGAGGATTTATTCCACTGGTCATTACTGCCTCAACTGCAATACAGCTCCTACACAAACACAGccacagtttttctttttaaaatatacgCTGAAATAAATTGCAAAAGACAAGTTGAAAGGTTGGcagtttgtgttttcattgtgaCTTTATGCAGCAGTGCTCCACAAATGATCAGTAGATACATTGATCTGGATcaatatatcgattcaatgatcaacgatatCCAATATcatcaatgcaaagtgaaaacatcgatacatatcgTCTATAAGACACACCattattaaatttaaattaaaaaatgtaatcagtgtgactgtgagataagttaataaaaatggATAGTGGGCAGTAGGGGTTGGAAAaacaatttattcattcatgtattaggatttttttttttttttacgatttctAAATCGAtgttttaataccagaatcaatatatttgcttcatttgagtctatgtggaggtagaaggaagttaccgcttttattgttgtagtctgagtaacgtgacgtcatatccgttccaaccaaaacaaacctcagaaagtctaaaacgttggagggtcagcgtggatacgacctgcaccc
Proteins encoded:
- the sp2 gene encoding transcription factor Sp2; this encodes MSEQQDSMATTVAVSPSEYLQPSTASTQDTQPSPLALLAATCSKIGPPAAQVPVTSPPAQPQPRRLLPIKPAPIAPAPPKNLGFLSAKGNVIQLPAGLGSTAPGSPIVLTIQQSPARANTSAPANIQYQMMPQIQGAQTIQMMPQGGQIQLIPGTNQAIITTPMTVPAPNAATAPVTPQKTVAIKPSPKSRKPNNSAANMVQLPGGLTLPLHVATGEVGGTQFVTETAAAPPTPGKGRRGRKKKVVLAAYPPPQAASPPPEQMETILIEAGDNIIQAGNNLLIVQSPGQPAMVQQVQLVQSKPESQVVQIPQQALKVVQAASATLPPVPQRQSVPTSLQITQTEPTPTQILFKTASGEWQSVQIQDSVSPTTTPTTSVATTPTTSPPAGTKRTLAGGRKERTLAKIAPAGGMAGGMISLNTSQLSSATQAVQTISINGVQVQGVPVTITNAGGQQHLTVQAMQGGGLQLAATPGQPALQVDQTLTLELPGQPGEKKRRMACTCPNCKDADKRPGEVGKRKHICHVPGCEKTFRKTSLLRAHVRLHTGERPFVCNWVFCGKRFTRSDELQRHARTHTGDKRFECSQCQKRFMRSDHLTKHYKTHINTKNL